From a region of the Gossypium raimondii isolate GPD5lz chromosome 10, ASM2569854v1, whole genome shotgun sequence genome:
- the LOC128033876 gene encoding uncharacterized protein LOC128033876, with protein sequence MVIKMKTYCGPLIWEVVNTDAEPAPLRANPTVAQIRQHADERTKRHKAMSCIQNCVSDVIFTRIMACETPKQAWDKLKEEFQGTERTRQQQLLNLRRDFENLKMKEEETVKQYADRIIAVVNSIRLLGEHFDEARIVEKVLSTLPERYEAKISSLEDSRDLATISLTELINTFYAQEQRRASRAEDHQEGAFNAKAREASSLKAPRGKRPWKNRPKTDTARSNDQPCRHCKRPGHPEDRCWSKPRQNQFQQSKVEARVAEDSSDQEEQVFAVSCLAVQKKCSKGLVLWAVVALTTCHQMPPCLKPWTEVIKPRSRLEMRLIETFSKIAQPPRKVIHCVQGQTMPHSRSKWIKPYDDPQ encoded by the exons ATGGTGATCAAGATGAAGACTTACTGCGGGCCTTTGATCTGGGAAGTTGTTAACACAGATGCTGAGCCAGCACCACTGAGGGCTAATCCCACAGTAGCTCAGATAAGGCAGCATGCTGATGAGAGGACCAAAAGGCATAAAGCCATGTCCTGCATCCAGAACTGTGTATCAGATGTCATCTTCACCAGAATTATGGCCTGTGAGACTCCAAAACAGGCCTGGGATAAGCTtaaggaggagtttcaaggcaCTGAGAGAACAAGGCAACAGCAGCTATTAAATTTGAGAAGGGATTTCGAGAATCTaaagatgaaggaagaagaaacagtgAAGCAGTATGCAGACAGAATCATAGCAGTGGTTAACAGTATAAGGCTCCTTGGTGAGCACTTTGATGAGGCAAGAATTGTGGAAAAGGTCCTCTCCACTTTGCCTGAGAGATATGAGGCCAAGATATCCTCCTTAGAGGACTCAAGAGACCTTGCTACCATCTCTTTGACTGAGCTAATCAACACTTTCTATGCTCAGGAACAAAGGAGAGCTAGCAGAGCTGAAGATCACCAGGAAGGTGCATTCAATGCCAAGGCCAGAGAAGCCTCGAGCCTCAAAGCTCCAAGAGGCAAAAGGCCTTGGAAAAACAGGCCTAAGACTGATACTGCAAGGAGTAATGACCAGCCCTGCAGACATTGCAAGAGGCCAGGTCATCCAGAAGACAGATGCTG GAGTAAGCCAAGGCAGAATCAATTTCAGCAGTCAAAGGTTGAAGCTCGAGTAGCTGAGGACAGTAGTGACCAAGAAGAACAGGTCTTTGCTGTTTCCTGCTTAGCTGTTCAGAAGAAATGCTCGAAAGGTTTGGTTCTTTGGGCGGTGGTTGCACTAACCACATGTCACCAGATGCCTCCTTGTTTAAAACCTTGGACAGAAGTTATAAAACCAAGGTCAAGGTTGGAAATG AGATTGATAGAAACCTTCTCAAAGATAGCTCAACCGCCGAGAAAGGTTATTCATTGTGTTCAAGGACAAACAATGCCACATTCTCGATCCAAGTGGATCAAGCCTTATGACGATCCACAATGA
- the LOC128033877 gene encoding secreted RxLR effector protein 161-like, producing MEMIEQFKNSMMSEFDMSDLGLMHYFLGIEVVQFDAGIFISQKRYVQDILTRFRMQDCNPVCTLSETSLKLVKDPDGKKINNTLYKKIVGSLMHLTTTSLDIMLIVSLISRFMENPTKMHLTSAKRILRYLQRTTNYGIFYKKGEKSDLIGFMDSDYARDQDDRKSTSRYVFNMGSRAISWSSRKQPIVTISTTEAEFVVATSCASQEIWLRNVIKELHFSQEGSAPIYCDNNSTIKLSKI from the coding sequence ATGGAGATGATTGAGCAGTTTAAGAATTCGATGATGTCGGAATTTGATATGTCTGACCTTGGTTTGATGCATTATTTTTTGGGAATAGAAGTTGTTCAATTTGATGCAGGCATTTTTATCTCTCAAAAGAGATATGTGCAAGACATTTTAACCAGGTTTCGAATGCAAGATTGCAATCCAGTTTGTACTCTATCTGAGACGAGTTTAAAGCTTGTTAAAGACCcagatggaaaaaaaattaacaacacTCTTTACAAGAAAATCGTTGGAAGTTTAATGCACTTAACTACAACAAGCCTAGACATCATGCTTATCGTAAGTCTCATCAGTAGATTCATGGAAAATCCAACAAAGATGCACCTTACGTCAGCAAAACGAATTCTGAGATACTTGCAAAGAACCACAAATTATGGGATATTTTACAAGAAAGGAGAAAAATCAGATTTGATTGGATTTATGGATAGTGATTATGCGAGGGATCAAGATGATAGGAAAAGCACATCTAGGTATGTGTTTAATATGGGGTCTAGAGCTATTTCATGGTCTTCAAGAAAGCAGCCTATAGTCACTATTTCAACTACTGAAGCGGAATTTGTAGTCGCAACATCGTGTGCTTCCCAAGAAATTTGGTTGAGAAATGTTATTAAAGAGCTTCATTTCAGTCAAGAAGGTTCTGCTCCAATTTATTGTGACAACAATTCAACAATCAAGTTGtccaaaatttag